Proteins co-encoded in one Strix uralensis isolate ZFMK-TIS-50842 chromosome 2, bStrUra1, whole genome shotgun sequence genomic window:
- the GJA5 gene encoding gap junction alpha-5 protein — protein MGDWSFLGEFLEEVHKHSTVVGKVWLTVLFIFRMLVLGTAAESSWGDEQSDFMCDTQQPGCENVCYDKAFPISHVRFWVLQIIFVSTPSLVYMGHAMHTVRMEEKRKMKEAEIEAREMKNSGDTYYQQKCPVPEKAELSCWDESGGKIILRGSLLNTYVYSILIRTAMEVAFIVGQYVLYGIFLETLYICQRSPCPHPVNCYVSRPTEKNVFIVFMLAVAVLSLFLSLAELYHLGWKKAKERCSRSYKPSPSTAPGRLESAPQVERAQMYTPPPDFNQCLSSPNGKFIIPFSNKTASQQNTANFATERVHGQEDAAGEGPFIKSSYMESPEVANECAAPAFPENYFNEKRRFSKTSRASSKARSDDLSV, from the coding sequence ATGGGGGACTGGAGTTTCCTGGGAGAGTTCCTCGAGGAGGTCCACAAACACTCCACAGTGGTGGGGAAAGTCTGGTTGACCGTGCTCTTCATCTTCCGTATGCTGGTGCTGGGTACAGCAGCTGAGTCCTCCTGGGGCGACGAGCAGTCTGACTTCATGTGTGACACCCAGCAGCCTGGCTGCGAGAACGTCTGCTATGACAAGGCTTTCCCCATCTCCCACGTCCGTTTCTGGGTCCTCCAGATCATCTTTGTCTCCACCCCATCTCTGGTGTACATGGGCCATGCAATGCACACAGTGCGcatggaggaaaagaggaagatgaaggaggCAGAAATAGAGGCCCGGGAGATGAAAAACAGCGGTGACACTTACTACCAGCAGAAGTGCCCCGTGCCAGAGAAGGCTGAGCTGTCTTGCTGGGATGAATCAGGAGGCAAAATCATACTCAGGGGCAGTCTGCTGAACACCTACGTCTACAGCATTTTGATTCGCACTGCCATGGAAGTGGCCTTCATTGTGGGACAGTACGTCTTGTACGGGATCTTCCTGGAGACCCTGTATATATGCCAGCGGTCTCCTTGCCCCCACCCTGTCAACTGCTACGTTTCCCGTCCCACAGAGAAGAACGTGTTCATCGTCTTCATGCTGGCTGTGGCAGTGCTCTCCCTATTCCTCAGTCTGGCCGAGTTGTACCACTTGGGCTGGAAGAAAGCCAAAGAGAGGTGCTCCCGGTCTTACaaacccagccccagcacagcccccggCAGATTGGAGTCCGCCCCACAAGTAGAAAGGGCCCAGATGTACACTCCTCCACCAGATTTTAACCAGTGCTTGTCAAGTCCCAATGGGAAGTTCATCATCCCCTTCAGCAACAAGACAGCCTCTCAGCAGAACACCGCCAACTTCGCCACCGAGAGGGTCCACGGCCAGGAGGATGCTGCTGGTGAAGGGCCCTTCATTAAGTCCAGCTACATGGAGAGTCCGGAGGTGGCCAACGAATGTGCAGCACCTGCCTTCCCCGAGAACTACTTCAATGAGAAGCGCCGGTTCAGCAAGACCAGCCGTGCCAGCAGCAAGGCAAGGTCAGATGATTTGTCTGTGTGA